In the genome of Croceimicrobium hydrocarbonivorans, one region contains:
- a CDS encoding tetratricopeptide repeat protein, with the protein MKNFSLILGILLSIGLQAQEVRKQIKEGNKAFTAKAYDEAEIKYREAAALAEEKDLSVSQYNLGDALYKQERYQEAIEAFELSLARTEDPAQKAEIYHNLGNSYLKNEQIKEAIQAYKNALKHNPADEETRYNLAKALAEQKKQQKQQKQKGDSNQEDKQDQDQKKEDQEKDQNSNSPQNQDQQKSDQEKQDKDQKGENSDDQKSQEPQNQEGQNPKDQEKQGEDSQQNPQDQKQEQQKQEPQKGGTPGKESQAENQAAQAEKEAAQQSRKNIERLLEALQRAELETQARLQRKKMKAKPNPGSKDW; encoded by the coding sequence ATGAAGAACTTTAGTTTGATTTTAGGCATATTATTGAGCATCGGCTTACAAGCCCAGGAGGTTCGTAAGCAGATTAAAGAAGGGAATAAGGCTTTCACCGCTAAGGCCTATGATGAGGCAGAAATCAAATACCGCGAGGCTGCGGCTCTGGCAGAAGAGAAGGACCTCTCTGTAAGTCAATATAATTTGGGTGATGCCCTCTACAAACAAGAGCGATATCAAGAAGCGATTGAAGCTTTCGAGCTCAGCTTGGCCCGTACTGAAGATCCAGCCCAGAAAGCCGAAATCTATCACAATCTGGGGAACTCGTACCTTAAAAATGAGCAAATAAAAGAGGCTATCCAGGCCTATAAAAACGCTTTAAAGCATAATCCTGCGGATGAAGAAACCCGCTATAATCTGGCTAAGGCCCTAGCTGAACAGAAGAAACAGCAAAAGCAGCAAAAACAAAAAGGCGATTCCAATCAAGAGGACAAGCAGGATCAAGATCAAAAAAAGGAGGATCAGGAGAAAGACCAGAATTCCAATTCGCCACAAAATCAAGATCAGCAGAAATCCGATCAGGAGAAACAGGATAAGGATCAGAAGGGCGAGAATTCGGATGATCAAAAATCTCAGGAGCCCCAAAATCAGGAAGGTCAAAACCCTAAGGATCAAGAAAAGCAGGGCGAGGATTCCCAGCAAAATCCTCAAGATCAAAAGCAAGAGCAACAAAAGCAGGAGCCCCAAAAAGGCGGCACTCCGGGCAAAGAATCCCAAGCCGAAAACCAAGCCGCTCAGGCGGAGAAAGAGGCTGCCCAGCAGAGTCGCAAGAACATTGAACGTTTACTAGAGGCCTTGCAAAGAGCCGAGCTTGAAACGCAGGCCCGCCTCCAGCGTAAGAAGATGAAAGCCAAACCCAATCCCGGATCAAAAGACTGGTAA